Proteins encoded in a region of the Rutidosis leptorrhynchoides isolate AG116_Rl617_1_P2 chromosome 9, CSIRO_AGI_Rlap_v1, whole genome shotgun sequence genome:
- the LOC139867670 gene encoding pentatricopeptide repeat-containing protein At1g52640, mitochondrial: MALRLIFRRTKTINYRLFTGTTLHSPKQNPELINDISRILSDYRNPQHDIVSALSPFSSTITTDLVEQVLKRCNNLGFSAHRFFIWAKNLPDFTHSKNSYHIVIDILGRSKQFPLIWDFLYEMKESKSCEIDTCIFWSIFSAYSKANLPVDAIRAFNNMVDFGVNPGIDDLNQLLYVLCKRKHVREAQSFFDKVKSEFSPNVKTYSILVRGWGYVRESEDARKVFDEMLVRGCCVDVHAYNSILESLCKSGSVDEANKLFREMRSKGLEPDAFTYSIFIHAACNANDIHSAYRLLDRMKRYNLVPNVYTYNSIINKLCKNDKVEEAYELLDEMLERKVKPDVWSYNAILAFHCNRLEVNMATKVLSRMDTDSCDPDRHTYNMLLKMLIRVGRFDRVTSTWKKMEASGFHPSASTYAVMVHGLCRKKGKLEEACRYFEMMVDDGIPPYASTCELLRNKIVGLGFAEQVEILAEKMERSTSCTIQDLSVIMRGNRKNIKLTKEEDTEEESDF, translated from the coding sequence ATGGCACTCAGATTAATTTTCCGGCGAACAAAAACCATAAACTACCGTCTCTTCACCGGAACCACCCTTCATTCACCAAAACAAAACCCTGAACTCATAAACGACATATCTCGTATCCTTAGCGACTACCGAAACCCTCAACACGACATCGTTTCAGCCCTATCTCCATTTTCATCAACCATAACGACCGATTTAGTTGAACAAGTACTCAAACGTTGCAACAACCTCGGTTTTTCAGCTCACAGGTTTTTCATTTGGGCTAAAAACTTACCTGATTTTACACACAGCAAGAATAGTTATCACATTGTTATAGATATATTAGGTAGAAGCAAACAATTTCCATTAATTTGGGACTTTTTATACGAAATGAAGGAATCAAAATCATGTGAAATTGATACCTGTATATTTTGGAGTATTTTTAGTGCTTATAGTAAAGCTAATTTACCAGTTGATGCAATTAGGGCATTTAATAATATGGTTGATTTTGGAGTTAATCCTGGTATTGATGATTTGAATCAGTTACTGTATGTGCTTTGTAAGAGAAAACATGTGCGTGAAGCGCAATCGTTTTTCGATAAAGTTAAGAGCGAGTTTAGTCCGAATGTGAAAACGTATAGTATTTTGGTGCGAGGTTGGGGTTATGTGAGGGAATCGGAAGATGcacgtaaggtgtttgatgaaatgcttgtGAGAGGATGTTGTGTTGATGTGCATGCTTATAATAGTATTTTGGAGTCGTTGTGTAAAAGTGGGAGTGTAGATGAAGCGAATAAGTTGTTTCGTGAGATGAGGTCGAAAGGACTTGAACCTGACGCGTTTACTTATTCGATTTTTATTCACGCTGCTTGTAACGCGAATGATATTCATTCGGCTTATAGACTTCTTGATAGGATGAAAAGGTATAATCTTGTACCTAATGTATATACTTACAACTCGATAATAAATAAACTTTGTAAAAACGATAAAGTTGAAGAAGCGTACGAGCTGTTAGATGAAATGCTTGAACGAAAAGTGAAACCAGACGTGTGGAGTTATAACGCTATTTTAGCTTTTCATTGTAATCGGTTAGAAGTTAACATGGCGACTAAAGTGTTATCAAGAATGGATACTGATTCGTGTGACCCTGATCGACATACATACAATATGTTGCTTAAAATGTTGATTAGAGTAGGGAGGTTCGATCGGGTTACAAGTACATGGAAAAAGATGGAAGCGAGTGGTTTTCATCCATCGGCTTCAACGTATGCTGTAATGGTTCATGGTTTATGTCGTAAGAAAGGGAAGTTAGAGGAAGCGTGTCGATATTTTGAAATGATGGTTGATGATGGCATACCGCCGTATGCTTCAACTTGTGAACTTTTGAGGAATAAAATTGTAGGATTAGGGTTTGCGGAACAAGTAGAGATACTTGCAGAAAAGATGGAAAGAAGTACTTCTTGTACTATTCAAGATCTTTCTGTTATTATGAGAGGTAATAGGAAGAATATCAAATTAACAAAAGAAGAAGATACTGAAGAAGAGAGTGATTTTTAA